The following are encoded in a window of Paenibacillaceae bacterium GAS479 genomic DNA:
- a CDS encoding regulatory protein, arsR family, with protein MTRIFPDRYILGMKTIFQALAEPNRLQIVELLRTGPLGVGEIAERLSMSQPQTSKHLKVLSEAGLLQMEAAANRRIYRLSAGSFQELEAWASSFRRDWEQRMDRLDDYLSRLQDEK; from the coding sequence TTGACACGTATATTCCCTGACAGATATATTTTAGGCATGAAAACGATTTTCCAGGCGCTAGCCGAGCCAAACCGGCTACAGATCGTCGAGCTGCTCCGAACCGGCCCACTTGGGGTCGGCGAGATCGCCGAACGGCTGTCCATGAGTCAGCCGCAAACATCAAAACATTTGAAAGTTCTAAGCGAAGCCGGCTTGCTTCAGATGGAAGCGGCTGCCAATCGTCGCATCTACCGACTTTCGGCGGGCTCTTTTCAGGAGCTGGAGGCTTGGGCCTCTTCTTTCCGCCGCGATTGGGAGCAGCGTATGGATCGGCTAGATGATTATCTTAGCCGTCTGCAGGACGAGAAGTGA